In one window of Chitinophagales bacterium DNA:
- a CDS encoding DUF3267 domain-containing protein, with protein MKLQPKELTQEGFVLMDELEHQDLLPFIQRYIKYKTKATILYYAANILMMGLAVGLLIRFGKAGFADAFAHFSYGIGLAFLLIPLHEYIHALAYKAQGAKQTSYDANLRKFYFMAMADQFVASRKEFQVVALAPFLTITAIFIILLFIVPGVWMVTVAGGMLTHTSMCSGDFGLLSYLEVHRDKEMVTYDDKAAGRSYFLGR; from the coding sequence ATGAAACTGCAGCCAAAAGAATTAACACAAGAAGGTTTTGTTTTGATGGATGAACTGGAGCATCAGGATCTCTTGCCTTTTATTCAGCGATATATTAAGTATAAAACCAAAGCGACTATCCTGTATTATGCAGCCAATATACTGATGATGGGGCTGGCTGTAGGCTTACTGATTCGTTTTGGCAAAGCAGGTTTTGCAGATGCATTTGCACATTTTTCGTATGGTATTGGTCTGGCTTTCTTGCTGATACCATTGCATGAATACATTCACGCGTTGGCTTATAAAGCACAAGGTGCTAAACAGACTTCCTATGATGCCAACCTACGCAAGTTCTATTTTATGGCTATGGCTGATCAGTTTGTGGCCAGCAGAAAAGAGTTTCAGGTAGTAGCATTGGCACCTTTTCTGACTATTACCGCCATATTTATAATCCTGCTATTCATTGTTCCCGGCGTATGGATGGTAACTGTTGCAGGAGGCATGCTTACACACACTTCGATGTGCTCAGGTGATTTTGGTTTGCTGAGTTATTTGGAAGTGCATCGCGATAAGGAAATGGTTACTTACGATGACAAAGCTGCGGGCCGTTCTTATTTTTTGGGGCGATAA
- the nifJ gene encoding pyruvate:ferredoxin (flavodoxin) oxidoreductase, with translation METKHQKHPDLEIMDGNEAAAYIAYKTSEVCAIYPITPSSTMGEWADEWSAKNMKNIFGAVPRVMEMQSEAGAAGAIHGALQGGALASTFTASQGLLLMIPNMYKIAGELTPTVFHIAARSLATHALSIFGDHSDVMAVRSTGFSMLFGSNPQEVMDMAMIATASTLPSRVPFLNIFDGFRTSHELNEVQVLPDAVIEAMLDKDAIHAHRDRALNPDNPFIRGTAQNPDVYFQNREAANPYFLQVPAIVKEKMAQLKALTGRAYELYEYYGAADADRIIIIMGSGTGAVQETVDYLNARGEKTGVLQIRLFRPFALEDFIQAIPATVKQIAVLDRCKEPNSIGEPLYMDVVNAFNEAWNGAHPRIIGGRYGLSSKEFTPGMVMAVYEELSKAKPKNHFTVGIDDDVTHTSLTYDKQFSLESQHLFRGLFFGLGADGTVSANKNSIKIIGDKTNDHVQGYFVYDSKKSGSLTVSHLRFGEKPIRSTYLINSANFVACHHFNYLTKYDLLKDAEPGATFLLNAPYEKDQVWGKLPRKIQEEIVHKKLKFYAINAYTVAKATGMGNRINTILQTCFFAISNVLPREEAIAKIKEAIYETYWKKGDAVVQKNYEAVDQTLANLYEIDYSQFTIGDNPIGEHVSEDAPDFVKDVLAKIMAGEGDELPVSAFPVDGTYPSATTKWEKRSIADAVPVWDPNLCTQCGKCFMICPHAAIRPKVYDKSLLADAPETFKHVDPIGKEWNKETEAYTLQVSTEDCTGCTLCVEFCPITSKADPGHKAINMQDKMDIVDAEKTNWDFFLELPEVDRARVNKNTVKGSQFFQPLFEFSGACAGCGETPYIKLLTQLFGERMIVANATGCSSIFGGNLPTTPWSTNKQGVGPAWANSLFEDNAEFGLGIKMANEKKKEMALFLLDQLRPELGDNMVDQLTHATETNEAEIKFKHDLIGALKERLKGIGGSTANNLYHLADFLAEKSLWIIGGDGWAYDIGYGGLDHVLSTGENVNILVLDTEVYSNTGGQKSKSTPIGSSAKFSVNGKTTGKKDLAMQAIAHGTAYVAQIAMGGNDMHTIRTILEAEAYPGPSLIIAYSHCIAHGIDMSHGAEEQDFAVKSGYWPLFHYNPLKEQGQRFVIDSKEPSMPLADFMYHENRFNVIKAKDPELAERFLHEAEAMRNDKWHRLTTLKGL, from the coding sequence ATGGAAACGAAACATCAGAAGCACCCCGACCTCGAGATCATGGATGGTAACGAGGCCGCGGCCTATATTGCTTACAAGACCAGTGAAGTCTGTGCGATATACCCCATCACACCATCTTCTACCATGGGCGAATGGGCAGATGAATGGAGTGCCAAGAACATGAAAAACATTTTCGGTGCTGTTCCCCGCGTGATGGAAATGCAAAGTGAAGCCGGCGCTGCTGGTGCAATTCACGGCGCTTTACAAGGTGGTGCACTCGCATCAACCTTTACTGCCTCTCAGGGCTTACTCCTGATGATACCCAATATGTACAAGATTGCCGGTGAGCTTACGCCCACCGTTTTTCATATTGCAGCAAGAAGTTTGGCTACGCATGCGCTCTCTATTTTTGGGGATCATAGTGATGTAATGGCTGTGCGCTCAACAGGATTCTCCATGTTGTTTGGCAGCAATCCGCAAGAAGTAATGGATATGGCCATGATTGCAACTGCATCCACACTCCCTTCGCGCGTACCCTTCCTCAACATCTTTGATGGTTTCCGCACTTCTCATGAATTGAATGAAGTGCAGGTATTACCAGATGCAGTGATTGAAGCCATGTTGGATAAAGACGCCATCCATGCACACCGAGATCGTGCATTGAACCCCGATAATCCTTTTATCCGTGGTACTGCACAGAATCCTGATGTTTATTTCCAAAACAGAGAAGCAGCCAATCCATATTTTCTGCAAGTGCCTGCTATCGTGAAAGAAAAAATGGCACAGCTGAAAGCATTAACCGGTCGCGCCTATGAATTGTATGAATACTATGGTGCTGCTGATGCAGATCGTATCATCATCATTATGGGTTCCGGTACTGGTGCGGTTCAGGAAACAGTTGACTACCTGAATGCACGTGGCGAAAAAACCGGTGTGCTGCAGATTCGTCTGTTCAGACCATTTGCACTGGAAGATTTTATTCAAGCCATTCCTGCAACAGTGAAGCAGATTGCTGTGTTGGATCGTTGTAAAGAACCTAATAGCATTGGTGAGCCTTTGTACATGGATGTGGTGAATGCTTTTAACGAAGCATGGAACGGCGCACACCCAAGAATCATTGGTGGTAGATATGGTTTGTCATCTAAAGAATTTACCCCAGGCATGGTGATGGCTGTGTATGAAGAACTCAGCAAAGCAAAACCCAAGAATCACTTTACTGTTGGTATTGATGATGATGTTACACATACCAGTCTTACTTACGATAAACAGTTCTCTCTGGAATCTCAACACCTGTTCCGCGGTTTGTTCTTCGGTCTAGGCGCAGATGGTACCGTGAGTGCCAACAAAAACTCTATCAAAATCATTGGCGATAAAACCAATGACCATGTGCAGGGATACTTTGTATATGACTCCAAGAAATCTGGTTCATTAACTGTTTCACATTTACGTTTTGGTGAAAAACCCATTCGTTCCACCTACCTGATTAACTCTGCCAATTTCGTGGCTTGTCACCACTTCAATTACCTCACCAAATACGATCTGCTGAAAGATGCAGAACCCGGTGCTACTTTCTTACTGAATGCACCTTATGAAAAAGATCAAGTATGGGGTAAGCTACCCAGAAAAATTCAGGAAGAGATTGTACACAAAAAATTAAAGTTCTACGCCATCAATGCCTACACCGTTGCTAAAGCAACAGGCATGGGCAACCGCATTAATACCATTCTGCAAACTTGTTTCTTCGCCATCAGCAATGTATTGCCACGTGAAGAAGCGATAGCCAAGATTAAGGAAGCGATTTATGAAACCTATTGGAAGAAGGGCGATGCAGTGGTACAGAAAAACTACGAAGCAGTAGATCAAACATTGGCGAACCTGTATGAAATAGATTATAGTCAGTTTACCATTGGCGATAATCCAATTGGTGAACATGTCTCTGAAGATGCACCCGATTTTGTGAAAGATGTATTGGCCAAGATCATGGCTGGTGAAGGTGATGAATTACCGGTGAGTGCATTCCCTGTGGATGGCACTTATCCTTCAGCTACAACCAAGTGGGAGAAACGCAGTATTGCCGATGCCGTGCCCGTTTGGGATCCTAATCTATGTACACAATGCGGTAAGTGTTTTATGATTTGTCCGCACGCAGCCATTCGTCCGAAAGTATATGACAAATCATTACTAGCCGATGCACCGGAAACATTCAAGCATGTTGACCCTATCGGTAAAGAATGGAATAAAGAAACCGAAGCTTACACTTTACAAGTGTCTACTGAAGATTGCACCGGATGTACTTTATGCGTAGAGTTTTGTCCGATTACCAGCAAAGCTGATCCCGGCCACAAAGCCATCAACATGCAAGACAAGATGGACATTGTGGATGCAGAGAAAACCAACTGGGATTTCTTCCTGGAATTGCCAGAAGTAGATAGAGCACGCGTAAATAAAAATACCGTGAAAGGCTCTCAGTTCTTCCAGCCATTGTTCGAGTTCAGTGGTGCTTGTGCCGGTTGTGGTGAAACACCTTATATCAAGCTGCTGACACAATTGTTTGGTGAAAGAATGATTGTAGCTAACGCTACTGGTTGTTCATCCATCTTTGGTGGCAACCTGCCTACTACTCCATGGAGCACCAATAAGCAAGGCGTAGGACCAGCTTGGGCCAACAGCTTGTTCGAGGATAATGCTGAGTTTGGTTTGGGTATCAAGATGGCCAATGAAAAGAAAAAAGAAATGGCCCTCTTCTTACTGGATCAGTTAAGACCAGAGTTGGGTGATAATATGGTAGATCAACTAACCCATGCTACCGAAACCAATGAAGCCGAGATCAAATTCAAACATGATTTGATTGGTGCATTAAAAGAAAGATTGAAAGGTATTGGTGGTAGTACAGCCAATAATTTGTATCACTTGGCCGACTTCCTCGCAGAGAAATCTTTGTGGATCATTGGCGGTGATGGTTGGGCTTATGATATTGGTTATGGTGGCTTGGATCACGTGCTGTCTACCGGTGAGAATGTGAACATACTCGTATTAGATACTGAAGTGTATAGCAATACAGGCGGGCAAAAATCCAAATCAACCCCAATTGGTAGCTCTGCCAAATTCTCTGTGAACGGTAAGACAACAGGTAAAAAAGACCTGGCTATGCAAGCCATTGCACACGGTACCGCTTATGTAGCACAGATTGCCATGGGTGGTAATGATATGCATACCATCAGAACCATTCTGGAAGCAGAAGCTTATCCTGGTCCATCCCTCATCATTGCTTATAGCCATTGTATTGCACACGGCATTGATATGAGCCATGGCGCAGAAGAGCAAGATTTCGCTGTGAAAAGTGGTTACTGGCCTTTATTCCATTACAATCCGCTCAAAGAACAAGGACAGCGTTTTGTCATTGACTCTAAGGAGCCAAGTATGCCATTGGCAGATTTCATGTATCATGAAAACCGTTTCAACGTCATCAAGGCAAAAGATCCTGAGCTGGCTGAAAGATTCTTGCATGAAGCAGAAGCCATGCGCAATGATAAATGGCATAGACTCACTACACTGAAGGGCTTATAA
- a CDS encoding sigma-70 family RNA polymerase sigma factor: protein MSESAFLEMVKANQGILYKLVGLYAADQEEKKDLYQEILLQAWRAWPAFRGEAKFSTWLYRISLNTILTQKRKPQRVDYKESLDLYAPKVAPVSERQMEVDRLRQAIRSLAETDRAIISLHLDGYDNGEIAAMIGITNNNVGVKLHRIKQQLADRLNQGL from the coding sequence TTGAGCGAATCAGCTTTTTTAGAGATGGTCAAAGCCAACCAGGGCATTCTGTATAAACTGGTTGGGCTATATGCAGCCGATCAGGAAGAAAAGAAAGACCTCTATCAGGAGATCTTACTTCAAGCCTGGCGGGCCTGGCCGGCTTTCAGGGGTGAAGCCAAATTCAGTACCTGGTTGTACAGAATTTCACTCAATACCATTCTTACCCAGAAAAGAAAGCCGCAAAGAGTTGATTACAAAGAATCGCTGGATTTGTATGCACCCAAAGTAGCACCGGTTTCAGAGCGACAGATGGAAGTGGATAGATTGCGGCAAGCCATCCGTTCACTGGCAGAAACAGACAGGGCCATTATCAGTTTGCACCTGGATGGATATGATAATGGTGAAATTGCTGCCATGATTGGTATTACCAATAACAATGTTGGGGTAAAGCTGCATCGCATCAAACAACAATTGGCTGACCGTTTAAATCAGGGACTATGA
- the trxA gene encoding thioredoxin, with translation MTMNTVQLTTEAFKQDIFDYTQEKEWKYKGTKPAIIDFYADWCGPCKMVAPVLEELAGEFKDSLTIYKVDTEVEQELAAVFGIQSIPTFLFIPMEGLPMLQPGALPKKAFQQVIAEHLLPSEAAAE, from the coding sequence ATGACCATGAACACAGTACAACTTACCACCGAAGCATTCAAGCAAGATATCTTCGACTATACACAGGAAAAAGAATGGAAATACAAAGGCACCAAGCCTGCAATCATTGATTTCTATGCAGACTGGTGTGGTCCCTGTAAAATGGTAGCCCCTGTTCTGGAAGAGCTGGCTGGCGAATTCAAAGACAGCCTCACGATCTATAAAGTAGATACAGAAGTAGAACAGGAATTGGCTGCAGTATTTGGTATTCAGAGCATTCCTACTTTCCTCTTTATACCAATGGAAGGTTTGCCCATGCTACAGCCTGGTGCTTTGCCTAAGAAGGCATTTCAGCAAGTAATTGCCGAGCATTTACTGCCCAGCGAAGCTGCTGCCGAGTAA